Part of the Leptolyngbya sp. BL0902 genome, TGAAGTGCCCCTGCCGCCCTACTACTATCCCCTAGGGGAAATGGGCCGACGGGGACAGATGGATATCCCCAACCGGGATCAGTTAATTGCGGCCCTTCAGCACCAAGGTTATCGAGCCACCGTTCCCAGTTGCGACCCCCAGGCTATCAAAACCGATGCGCCTCTCTCCATTTGCCTTGCCTTGGCCAGCCAACGGAATCACTAGGGCTGACGCTCTACCCAGCAGAAGATCGAAGGCACAAGTAGACGATAGGATAGGGCTACAGTCTCCCTATTAACGCCGTGGAAGTCACGTTTCCCAACGAACTTTTAGTGGCCCTCCGTGAAGAGCCAGATTCCTTTCGCCAGAAGGTTTTAGTCTACACCTTGGGCAAACTGTACGAAACGGGGCGCATTTCTGGCGGGTTTGCTGCCCAGATTTTAGGGTGTGATCGCTACGACTTCTATCGCCTCATATCCGAGCATGGCTTTTCTGTCATCGACTATGTAGAGGAGGATTGGTCGGCTGAAGCCGATTTTACCCCTTGGTTGTCCTCCCAAAAACAAGAATGAAAGCTGTTGTTAACGCAACTCCACTCATTGCGCTATCTCTGACGGGGCACCTGGATGTGTTATCTCAACTCTTTGCTGAGGTCTATGTTCCGCAGTCGGTGTACGAGGAAGTTGTGACTCAAGGGCGTGATCGTCCCGGCAGTAGTCGGGTTAAACGGGTTGATTGGCTCAAAATTCAGCAAACAACACTAACATCCCCGATGCCAGCTTTGCTGATGGGCTTGGATGTAGGGGAGCAGGATGTTATTTTGCTTGGTCAGGAAATCAGCGCCGACTGGCTCATTATTGATGAGCGATTAGGGCGCAGAATTGCCCAGGCTATGGGTTTTCGGGTTAAGGGAACCCTAGGTATTCTCTTGATCGCCTACCAAGCAGGTCTTTTATCTCAGTCAGACGCTATTAAAGCCGCTGAGACTCTGACACACAGCTCAGTCCGCCTCAGTTCAAAGCTTTTGGAATGGTTTAATCAACAACTTGAACGAGAGTAGACTTGTCGGACGCAGTGACTGACTGGATTTAGTTACTGGGCGAGCCCACCTTGCAGAAGGCTGGATTGAGCTTGGGAATGTTGGGTGGTGTGTTCTACCCAGGCGCGATAGTCGTGGACGAGGTGGTGCTCGATGCGGCTTTTCATCGTCATCAAAATGCCGCTGAGGAAGGTGCGCCCGGTGGCATCGAGCACCGAGTGGGGCATGAACTTAATCGGCGGCGGCATATCGAGCCGAATCCGCAAATTGGCCTCGCCTCGAAGTTCGGTGTGGTGTTCTTGGCGATGGGGTTTGAGGATGCCCTTGAGGCCCATGGAGAAGGAGTCGTTGATGTGGCTGAGGTAGCCGGGGCCGCGCACTTCGCAGTTGACCGCCTCTAGGCAGAGGGAACCATCCGCTAAGCCCCACACCTTGAGGTCGGTGGTGGGTTCCACATGGAGGCCAAAAAAATGCAGGGGCCGCAAACTGAGGCGATACACGCCATTCTCACGCGGTTCGATGTGGCGCGGATCGGTGATGGCCTGCACCAAACGCTGGGGCTGGCGCAGGTAATGCTCGATGGGGATGGCCTCATGGGGCACCCGCAGATGGAGGGCTTGGCTGGCGTGGAACTCTTTCATATAAGGACGTTACCCGAAAACGGGGATCGCTTTTATGGAGATAAAGTTTTGTAACGACATCTCATCTCCATTGTAGGTGCCGCCCCTAGGACTGTGGGGTTTCCCACAACCCATAGGGGTGAGGTTTCCCCACCCTGACTCGCCCTGGAGAAGATGGGCAAGGAGACCTTGCCCCTACGGGAGGCACTCTGTAGATTGATTGGGGCTTAATCGGGTAGCCCTAACACTTCGCCTTCACCGAGGACAACTTCACCGATGGCGTAGGCGGCAATTTGGTGCTGGGTGAGCCAGGTGAGCACGGCATCGGCCTGATCGGCGGGGACAATCAGCGCAAAGCCGATGCCCATATTAAAGGTGTGGTACATATCCCGCAGGGGCACGTCACCCGCCGCCGCCAGCCACTCAAACACGGGCAGCACGGGCCAGGTGCCAGGGGTGAGGTGCAGGCTTTGGCCGGGGGCAAGGCAGCGGGGCAGGTTTTCGGGCAGGCCGCCGCCCGTGATGTGGGCCATGGCGTGGATGGGCAAGCCTTCCCGTCGCGCTGCCAGTACGGTTTCTACATAAATCGTCGTAGGGGTGAGGAAGACTTCGCCCAAGGAGCGGTCGCCCAGGCTAGGGACGATTTCGGCCCAGTCGTAGCCCTGGCCGCTGCCGTCAAGGCGCTGGCCTTCGCTGACCACCTTCCGCACCAGGCTGAAGCCGTTACTGTGGACGCCGCTGCTGGCAAGGCCAATCACCTGGTTGCCAATCTGTACCTGGCTACCGTCGAGGATTTGGGATTTTTCCACCACGCCCACGCAGAAGCCCGCTAGGTCGTACTCTCCAGGGGCGTAGAATCCGGGCATTTCCGCCGTTTCGCCGCCCAATAGGGCACAGCCCGCCTGCCCGCAGCCCGTGGTGATGCCTTCGACCACGTTGGCTAGGGCTTCGGGTTCGAGTTTGCCCGTCGCCAGGTAGTCCAGGAAAAAGAGCGGCTCGGCCCCGCAGGTGAGAATATCGTTGACGCACATGGCCACCAGATCGATGCCGACGGTGGCGTGGCGCTGGGTGAGTTGGGCAATTTTGAGCTTGGTGCCCACCCCATCGGTGCCCGACACCAGCACGGGTTGCCGATAGCCCGCCGGAATTTCGCACAGGCCGCTAAAGCCCCCCAAGGCTCCGAGGACTTCTGGGCGACGGGTGCCCTCCACCATGGCCCGAATGCGCTGCACAAAGTCGCGCCCTGCCACCACGTCTACTCCGGCCTCACGATAATCCATAGCGGGAACGTCTTCCTTAAATGTCGTTGATCACTGTCATACGTGCGTTGATTCGCCTTCTATTTATAGGACGTTTCTAGGGCGTAATGAGAGTGATTTGCGGAGGCTGTGCCCTGGGCCAATCTCAGCCCTAGGGCTGTGGATAGGGGTGCAGCGGACAATATGACGGCTAAAACCTACGTGAAAATACGGGCACACCAGGGCCAAGATCACTCAGGAGATCTCATTTTTGCTCTATCCACATCCTGCATCGGCTCTCCATTGGTGAGGGCGGAGCTAGATTTCGACCCTGTTCATCTGATTTTGGACAGATCTATTGATGAGTTTTTAGAATCAGAAATGAATTTCACATAAGAAAATTAAAATTATTTATCCCCTAGGCGAAAGGGCCTCAAGCCCGATATGATGGGCGGTTGCAAAAATTGAGTTAGGATCACCCGCCAGTATTTTTTGCCGCCAGAGATTTATCCCACGGATCTTCCCCGGATTCGCAACCTAGGATCTTCGTGCTAAGTTACGTTTCGACAAAAAGCCGAGAGTAAACCTTTGTAACGGATCCGTGCCGCAAGGTTGTCCTGTGAAACCTGTCCTGTCGCCCCTATGGGCTCCGGGATTGAGCACCGTCCTCCCTGTTGATCTCTTCTGGTGTATATGAAACAGTCTGTATTGGGTGGGTTAACGGCTGCCGTTATCCTGTCCGCCTTTGGAGCACCGTTGCCCAGTTACGCACAATCCGCCGACGATCTGCGTCGAGCCTCTGAGTCTGAACTTGATTCTTTCCTAGCGTCCGCTGCCTCAGGTCTTTCCGAGTCCGCTACAACGGCCCCAGAAGCCGATATCTCCGCCACCGAGGCGAGCGATGTCTCAGGTTCCAATCTTTCCAATTCTCGTCAACGCTTTTCTGAAGACCTAGTGGCCATTTTGCCCCACGCCCTGGATACCAACCAGGCAGCTACGGTCTACCTGCGCTCTATCCCGGTGATGACCTTGGTTGGCGATGAACTCGCTACCCTGGGTGAATCCAAGGAAACCCACAGTGCCCCCACGGAGGGCGATCAGGATCCCGTAAATCGGGCCAACGAAATTGTGGATCGGCTACTGGCCTTGGCCGAAACCGAAGACCCCGCCAACATTGAAGCCCGCTGGCTGGCCGATCAACAAGCCTTTGTGGTGGCCTGGGACGAGGAAGTGCTGGTGACGGTCAACGATCAAACCATCCTGCCCGACACCACCCAAAACCCCGCCGAAGATGTGCTGCAAATGGCCAACCGGATGCGGCGACTGTTGGGCAATGCCCCCGCCCTCAGCCGCGTGGAGGGAATGCCTGAACCCGTGCGGCCTGCCCCGGCGGCTCCCCAGGTGGGCATTGTCACCAGTACCCTCACCGGAACCGCCTCCTGGTATGGGCCTGGGTTCCACGGTCGGCGCAGCGCCAGCGGTGAGGTGTTTAACCAAAACGACCTGACGGCGGCTCACCGTACCCTGCCCTTCGGCACCCGTGTGCGCGTTACCAACCTGCGGACGGGCCAGCAGGTGATCGTTCGCATCAACGACCGTGGCCCCTTCAGCCGTGGCCGCATCATTGACCTCTCTGCCGCAGCGGCGGGCCAAATTGGGCTGCGGGCCAGTGGAGTAGGCCAAGTGCAAATTGAGGTGTTGTCCAATCCCTAGCCGGGGTGAGGTCGGATCGCCTTAAATTCGGCCCTGCTCTAGCTCTTTTCTTTTATTTTCAAGGTTGATTTTCAATGATGCCCTGCGGTTCTCCGTGGGGCTTTTTTGATGGCTTGGTAGACAGGCGACGGTTATCCAGGCCGCTATCTGTGGCCAACAATAATCTGATAGGCTATGGACTTTGGCTGACAGTGGCCAGATGTTCATCTGTCACAGGGCTGGCCCACGAAAACGGTACTGGAGCGAAGACGGAGAGAGCGCAGGTGGTGCGAATACTGAAGACGGTGGACGGACTGACCTGTTATTTGGCCCAAAAACGCCAGGGCCGAACGGGGGCGCTCACGGTGGGCCTAGTGCCAACCATGGGTGGCCTCCATGCAGGGCATCGTAGCCTGATGGAGCAGGCGCGGCGGGAGAACGATCTGGTGGTGGTCAGCATTTTCCTCAATCCCATCCAGTTTGCGCCGGGGGAGGATTTGGCCCGCTATCCCCAAACCCCCAGCCAAGACCTACAGCTTTGCGAACAGGTGGGGGTGGATGCGGTGTTTATGCCCACGCCCCAGGTTCTCTACGGCAGCGATAGCCCAGCCTCGGCAGGGTTAACCCAGGTGGTGCCTCCGGCGGCGATGATGGCGGTGCTCTGCGGCCCCCATCGTCCGGGCCATTTTGAGGGGGTGGCCACGGTGGTGACAAAGCTGCTGAGTTTGATACGCCCGGATCGGGCCTACTTTGGCCGCAAGGACGCCCAGCAGTTCGCCATCATCAAGCGCCTTGCCCAAGATCTGAACCTGCCCACTCAAATTGTTGGTTGCCCCACTGTGCGCGAAGACAGCGGCCTCGCCCTCAGTTCCCGCAACGCCTACCTGAGTGAGGCGGAACGGGAGGAGGCCACCGTGCTGCATCGGGGGCTGAGGGCGGCTCAGGCAAAGTTTAAGGCCGGGGAACGCTCTAGCCTCGCGCTGATTGCAGCGGTCGATCAAACCCTGTGCCAGGTGCCAGCGGTGCAGCCCCAGTATGTGGAACTGGTGCATCCCGAAACCCTGGTGCCCTTGGATCGCATCGAATCCACGGGACTGCTCGCCATTGCCGCCTATCTGGGCCAAACTCGGCTGATTGACAATATTTTGCTGCGCCACCGCCAGCCCATTGTGGCCATTGACGGCCCCGCCGGAGCCGGGAAGTCTACCGTGGCGCGTCAGGTGGCCAAGCGTTTGGGCCTGCTGTATTTAGACAGTGGGGCGATGTATCGAGCGATTACCTGGAAGGCGCTTCAGCAAGGGCTAGACCTCCAGGACGAGGTGGCCGTGGCCGAACTGTTGCAGGACTGCGACCTCAAACTTGCCGCCTCTGGGGATGCCCCTGCCTTTGCCGCCTATCCCAGCCGGATTTGGCTCAACGGTGAGGAAGTGACGGAACTGATCCGCCAGCCCAGCGTCACCGCCCAGGTCTCCACCATTGCCGCCCAGCCCATTGTTCGCAAGGTGCTGCTGAAGCAACAGCAACAGTACGGCGTGGCCGGGGGCGTGGTGATGGAAGGGCGCGACATTGGCACCCAGGTCTTCCCCCAGGCGGAACTGAAGATTTTCCTCACCGCTTCGGTGGCGGAACGGGCGCGCCGTCGTCAGCAGGATCTCAAAGCCCAGCAGCAGCCCATCGAAAGCCTCGCCGCCCTAGAACGTGCCATTGATGACCGCGACCGCAAGGACAGCACCCGCCGCGTGGCTCCCCTCAAAAAGGCCGAGGATGCTGTGGAACTGATCACCGATGGTCTCACCATTGATCAGGTGGTCGATAAAATTGTCCTGATGTACGAGGACAGGGTTGGAGGCGTACCTATCCCTGAAGGGACTAACGGCCAACGCTAGCGATCCCCATAAATCCCCCTTAAAAAGGGGATTTGGAATCCAGTTTCGCTCAATACCCCCATGCTAAGTAGCCAGAGGGTTGAGCGGAGTCGAAACCCAGAGCCAAAATTAATTTTAATTTAGCCATTCTACCTACGCCTGATTCTCTTGTTTTTCAGATTCCTATGACGATTACTGGAACGACTCGACTGCTTGGTATTATTGGCGATCCGGTGGCCCATTCTCTGTCTCCGGTGATGCACAATGCGGCCCTGGCGGAACTGGGGGTGGACTATGTCTACGTGCCGTTTCCCGTGCAGGCGGACGACTTGGCGGCGGCGGTGCAGGGTTTGGCGGCGGTGGGCGTGCAGGGATTTAGCATCACCATTCCCCACAAGCAGGCGATTTTGCCCCTCTTGGCCACCGTAACGCCGGAGGCCCAAGCGGTGGGGGCGGTGAATACCGTCTGGCGCACGGAACAGGGCTGGGCGGGTACGAATACCGACGTGGCGGGCTTTATGGCCCCCCTGCAAGGACGGGACTGGTCAGCGGCGCGGGCGGTGGTGTTGGGCAATGGCGGCGCGGCGCGGGCGGTGGTCGCAGGCGGCGGGCAATTAGGGCTGAATAAGGTTCAGGTGGTCGGACGCAATCGGTCTAAATTAGCCGACTTTGAGGCAAGCTGGGCCAGTTCTCCCCTTAAACCGCCGCTATCTGTCCATGGCTGGGATGAGTTGCCGCAGCTATTGCCCCAGGCGGATTTGGTCATCAACACCACGCCGATTGGGATGCACCACACCGCCGCCCAAACCCCGTTAGAGGCCGCTGAACTGGCCCTGATTCCCGATCACGGTCTGGTCTATGACCTGATTTATACCCCTCGTCCCACTCGGTTGCTCACCCTGGCGGCAGAACGGGGGCTATCCACCCAGGACGGCCTAGAAATGCTGGTTCAGCAGGGAGCCATTGCCCTAGCGCAGTGGCTCCAGCAGCCTGTTCCCGTAGACACTATGCGGCGGGCCTTGGTGGCTTGGCTGGATCGGTCGCCCTAGCCTGTCTGAATCGTGACATCCAATCACGACGCCCGCTTGCGGTAATCGATCATGGTAGCTATTCCCGGCCATTTCCCGATGACCCAAAACAGCGTTACCCTAGTAGCGGCTTATGTTGAAGGGGCGAGGAAAACAATGGTCTTCCGCAGCATTGTGACGGGCGTTTTGGTAGCGATGCTCTGGCTGTTGAGCGGTTGGGGACTGACCGCCGAAGCCCTGACGCCCATTGATCTGAGCGATATCGCCTACAAGCCCTGCCCACCGGAATATGCCGATGGCATGGTGGCGGCGGGGTCAATCCAGCAAGCCAACTGCTTTTTGATTACCGGGAAGGCGATTAACCGTTCCGGCAAACCCGTGCTGGACGTGGATATTTTTGGCCGCATCTACGACGCCGACGATAATCCCGTCATGCAAAACCGCACCCGACTGGGCGGCATTCCCGAAGTGCTCCCCGGTGAAAGCGAGTTTGAAATCCGCATTTCCGTAGCGGCCAATCAACCGGAACCCTTGCAACTTAAGCAGTTCAAGGCATCCGGCTTTGCGGCCATGGTGCGTCGATAGGCCGCCTTCGGGAACCTTGTGCTAGAAGAAAATTGCTAGTCTAGTCCATCTACTTTTAAGACTTTACTCACCAGTTTAGTTTCTGCCGTAAGATGGGGTGGTGCCATTTCCCCTCCATAGCCTATGGTTTCCGTCCCTTCTTATTTTTCCTGGCGTATCCCCGGAGCCATAGCGGCCTGCTCAGCGCTCAGTGTTGCCTGTAGCCGTCCCACGCCCCAGATGATGGCTCCCCCTGCCGTGCCCGTGCAGGTGCAGATGTTGCAGTCGGCTCCTCTAGCAGAAAGCTCTGAGTTTATCGGTGCCCTAGAGGCCGAGCAGCGGGTCATTTTGAGGCCCGAAGTGGCGGGGCGGATTAGCCAGGTGCTAGTGGCAGCGGGGGCAGCGGTTAATCCAGGCCAGCCCATTGCCCAGCTTCGAGCCGACCAGGCCCAGGCCCAGGTGGCGGGGGCAGCGGCGGCGGTGCAGTCGGCGCAGTTTGGCCAACAGGCGGCCCAGGCCCAGATTGACGCCGCCCAGGCCCAGGTAGATCGGGCCAATGCGGAGGTGCAACTAGCCCAGGTAGACTTCAGCCGTACCGAACGGCTGGCCAGTCAGGGGGCTCTCAGCCGTCAGAATTTGGATGAGGCACGCAATCGCCTGGAGGTGGCCCAGGCCACCCAGCGACAGGCCACCGAAAACCTCCGCGCCGCCCAGGCCCAACTGGCCCAGGCCCAGGCTGTCGTCAGTCAGGCCCAGGCCCAGGTCAACGTCAGCCAAGAATCCTTGGGCTTTACCCAGGTGACGGCTCCTGTGGCAGGTATTGTGGGAGACGTCCCTGTGCGGGTGGGGGATTTTGTCAGTGCAGGGGAAACCATCACTACCATCATCCAAAACCAAGAGCTATTCTTGCGAATTCAGGTGCCTACGACGCGGGCGAACCAGCTACGCCTAGGCCTGTCGGTCGAGTTGATTGATTCGGCTACCGGATCGCCCCTAGGCACGGGTAATATCAGCTTTATTGCCCCAGAGGTAGACGAGGCCGCCCAGGCGGTGCTGGTGAAAGCCCGTTTCCCCAACGGTGGGGGCCAATTGCGGGATGGCCAGCGGGTACGGGCCCGGATTATCTGGAACCAAACTCCAGCGCTGTTGCTGCCCACGGTGGCGGTGTCTCGGTTGGCGGGGCAAAACTTTGTGTTTGTGGCCGAAGATCGCCCCACGGAAGACGGCCAAACCCAGATGGTGGCCAGCCAGCGCCCCGTTACCCTTGGTTCCATCCAAGGCAACAGCTACCAGGTGCTAGGCGGGCTTCAGGCTGGGGAGAACATTATCATCAGCAACATTCTCAAGCTTCAAGACGGCGTGCCCATCGCCCCTGAAGCTGCCGCTGCCACCTCCTTGGCCCCTGCGCCTCAAACGCCCCAGTAGCGGTCTCCGTCCCACCTTTTTCCTAAACCTCCATGGCAATCTTTTCCCTGGCCGAGCCCTTCATTCGCCGTCCGGTCTTTACGACCGTCTGTACCCTGCTGATTGTGCTGGTGGGGGCCGTGGCTATTCCCCTGCTGCCCATCGAACAATTGCCGGAAATTGCGCCCCTGCAAATTCAGGTATCCGCCAACTACAGCGGGGCCGATGCCGAAACCGTGGAAAGCGCCGTCACCACCGTCCTAGAGCGGGAAATCAACGGGGTGCAGGGGATGGACTACATTACCTCCAGCAGCACCAACACCGGGCAGAGCAGCATCAACGTGGTGTTTCAGCCCGGACGCAACCCCGACATTGCCCAGGTCAATGTACAAAACCGGGTGTCAAAGGCCGAGCCCCTCCTCCCCACCGAGGTGACTCAACTGGGGGTCACGGTGGATGCCCAGTCCCCCAGTATCCTGCTGGTCTACCGCTTTTTTACCGACGACGACCGCTACGACGCCCTGTTTCTCAACAACTACGTCGATCAGTTCGTGCTGGACGAAATCAAGCAGATTAACGGCGTCGGCAATGCCCAAGTGTTTGGGGCGGGGCGCTACGCCATGCGCATCTGGCTTGATCCACCTGCCCTGGCGCGGCAGGGGCTCACCCCCCAGGATGTGATCAACGCCCTGCGGGAACAGAACGTGCAAATTGGCGGTGGAGCCATTGGCGCACCCCCCACACCGGGCAATCAAGACTACCAGCTCACGGTGCGGCTCCCCAGTCGATTGGCAGAAGCCTCCGAGTTTGAAGACCTGGTGGTGCAAGTGGGGCAAGATGGCACCCTTATCCGCCTGGGGGATGTGGGTCGGGCCGAGCTGGGATCGGAAAGCTATAGCTTTGACGTCAAAACCGGGGACAACCTGGGGGCAGGGCTGCTGGTCTACCAGTTGCCGGGGAGCAACGCCCTGGAGGTGGCCACGGCGGTGCGGGATCGGCTGGCGGAACTGCAAGGCCGCTTTCCCCCTGGGCTGCGGGCCGAATTGGTGTTTGACACCACCGACTTTGTCAAGGTGTCGCTGCGGGAGGTGCTGATTACCCTAGCCCTGGCCGTGGGGCTGGTGCTGCTCATTTTGTTTATTTTCTTGCAGGACTGGCGGGCCACCCTGATTCCGGCCATCGCCATTCCGGTGTCGTTGATTGGGGCCATGGCCTTTTTGCTGATCTTTGGCTTTTCCATCAATACCCTGACGCTGTTTGGCTGCATTTTGGCCTCCGGCTTGGTAGTGGATGATGCCATCGTGATTGTGGAGGCCATCGCTGCCAAAATTGACCATGGCCTGACCCCGCGCCACGCCGCCCTTGAGGCTATGCGGGAACTGTCTGGAGCCGTGGTGGCCACCTCCCTGGTGTTGATGGCGGTGTTCATCCCCGTGGCCTTCTTCCCCGGCAGTACGGGCAAAATCTACCAGCAGTTCGCCCTCACCATCGCCTTCACGGTGCTGGTGTCCACGTTCAATGCCCTCAGCTTTTCTCCGGCCATGTCGGCCCTGCTGTTGCGGCCTCGCCCACCGGAGGGCTATGGGGGGCCGCTGCTGTCTGGGGCCTTCGACCGCTTTAACCGAGGGCTGAGCTGGACGGTGGAGCGCTATCGGCGGGTGGTGGAGGTCTTATTGAGGCTGCGCTACGGGATTTTGGGGGTCTTTGTAGCGGGGCTGTTTCTCACCCTGTTTATGTCGCGCCTGGTGCCCACGGGGTTTGTGCCGGAGGAGGATCAGGGCTTTTTCCTCGGCATTGTGCAGGCTCCCGACGGGGTTTCCCTGGAATATACCCAGCGGGTGATGGCCCAGACCAACGCCATTATTTCCCAGTTCCCCGAAGTCGAGAGCACCTTTTTGATTAGCGGCTTTGGCTTTGATGGGCCGTCCCCCAACCGAGGAGTGTTTTTTGCCACCCTCGCCCCCTGGGATCAGCGGCGGGGGCCAGCGTCTTCGGTGATGGGTCTGTTGCCCCAGGTCAACGGCGCTCTCCAGGGCATTCAGGAGGCGATGGTGATTGCCTTTAATGCGCCCCCCGTTCCTGGCTTTAGCCCCACGGGTGCCTTAGAGATGCAGCTCCAAGACCGCAGTGGCAACCAAATGAGCATTGCGGAATTTCTGGGCAACACCTACGAAATCATGGGACTGGCCAACCAGTCCCCCGCCTCCATGGGGGTGTTCACTCAGTTCACCGCCAGCTCACCCCAAATTCAACTGGATGTGGATCGAGATCGGCTGAAGGCGCTGGATGTAGACGTGGATGCGGCCCTCAATACCCTCAGCACCTACCTGGGCTCCCGCTACGTCAACGACTTTACCTTTGATGGCCGCAACTACCGGGTCTACGTGCAGGCCGATGCTCCCTTCCGCAGCAACCCCAACCACATCAACGATCTCTATGTGCGATCCAACCAGGGCAGTATGGTGGCCCTGGGAGAAGTGGTGCGCCAGCAAGAGGTGGTGGGGCCAGCCACCATCAACCACTTCAACCTGCTGCGGTCAATCAAACTGGAGGGCTTGCCTGCCCCTGGGGCCAGCACCGGGCAGCTCATTCAGGCCATGACCGAGGCCCACGCCCAGGCCGCTCTGCCCGTGGTAGGGATGGCATGGCAGGGCACCGCCAAGGAGGAAATTGCCTCCGGTGGCTTGGCGGGGATTATCTTTGGCCTGGGCATTGTGGTGGTGTTTTTGGTGCTGGCCGCCCAGTACGAAAACTACGTTGACCCGATCATCATTCTGCTGACGGTGCCCCTGGCCATCCTGGGGGCGCT contains:
- a CDS encoding UPF0175 family protein, with the translated sequence MEVTFPNELLVALREEPDSFRQKVLVYTLGKLYETGRISGGFAAQILGCDRYDFYRLISEHGFSVIDYVEEDWSAEADFTPWLSSQKQE
- a CDS encoding DUF3368 domain-containing protein, translating into MKAVVNATPLIALSLTGHLDVLSQLFAEVYVPQSVYEEVVTQGRDRPGSSRVKRVDWLKIQQTTLTSPMPALLMGLDVGEQDVILLGQEISADWLIIDERLGRRIAQAMGFRVKGTLGILLIAYQAGLLSQSDAIKAAETLTHSSVRLSSKLLEWFNQQLERE
- a CDS encoding DUF1997 domain-containing protein; protein product: MKEFHASQALHLRVPHEAIPIEHYLRQPQRLVQAITDPRHIEPRENGVYRLSLRPLHFFGLHVEPTTDLKVWGLADGSLCLEAVNCEVRGPGYLSHINDSFSMGLKGILKPHRQEHHTELRGEANLRIRLDMPPPIKFMPHSVLDATGRTFLSGILMTMKSRIEHHLVHDYRAWVEHTTQHSQAQSSLLQGGLAQ
- the purM gene encoding phosphoribosylformylglycinamidine cyclo-ligase yields the protein MDYREAGVDVVAGRDFVQRIRAMVEGTRRPEVLGALGGFSGLCEIPAGYRQPVLVSGTDGVGTKLKIAQLTQRHATVGIDLVAMCVNDILTCGAEPLFFLDYLATGKLEPEALANVVEGITTGCGQAGCALLGGETAEMPGFYAPGEYDLAGFCVGVVEKSQILDGSQVQIGNQVIGLASSGVHSNGFSLVRKVVSEGQRLDGSGQGYDWAEIVPSLGDRSLGEVFLTPTTIYVETVLAARREGLPIHAMAHITGGGLPENLPRCLAPGQSLHLTPGTWPVLPVFEWLAAAGDVPLRDMYHTFNMGIGFALIVPADQADAVLTWLTQHQIAAYAIGEVVLGEGEVLGLPD
- a CDS encoding septal ring lytic transglycosylase RlpA family protein, which gives rise to MKQSVLGGLTAAVILSAFGAPLPSYAQSADDLRRASESELDSFLASAASGLSESATTAPEADISATEASDVSGSNLSNSRQRFSEDLVAILPHALDTNQAATVYLRSIPVMTLVGDELATLGESKETHSAPTEGDQDPVNRANEIVDRLLALAETEDPANIEARWLADQQAFVVAWDEEVLVTVNDQTILPDTTQNPAEDVLQMANRMRRLLGNAPALSRVEGMPEPVRPAPAAPQVGIVTSTLTGTASWYGPGFHGRRSASGEVFNQNDLTAAHRTLPFGTRVRVTNLRTGQQVIVRINDRGPFSRGRIIDLSAAAAGQIGLRASGVGQVQIEVLSNP
- a CDS encoding bifunctional pantoate--beta-alanine ligase/(d)CMP kinase encodes the protein MVRILKTVDGLTCYLAQKRQGRTGALTVGLVPTMGGLHAGHRSLMEQARRENDLVVVSIFLNPIQFAPGEDLARYPQTPSQDLQLCEQVGVDAVFMPTPQVLYGSDSPASAGLTQVVPPAAMMAVLCGPHRPGHFEGVATVVTKLLSLIRPDRAYFGRKDAQQFAIIKRLAQDLNLPTQIVGCPTVREDSGLALSSRNAYLSEAEREEATVLHRGLRAAQAKFKAGERSSLALIAAVDQTLCQVPAVQPQYVELVHPETLVPLDRIESTGLLAIAAYLGQTRLIDNILLRHRQPIVAIDGPAGAGKSTVARQVAKRLGLLYLDSGAMYRAITWKALQQGLDLQDEVAVAELLQDCDLKLAASGDAPAFAAYPSRIWLNGEEVTELIRQPSVTAQVSTIAAQPIVRKVLLKQQQQYGVAGGVVMEGRDIGTQVFPQAELKIFLTASVAERARRRQQDLKAQQQPIESLAALERAIDDRDRKDSTRRVAPLKKAEDAVELITDGLTIDQVVDKIVLMYEDRVGGVPIPEGTNGQR
- a CDS encoding shikimate dehydrogenase → MTITGTTRLLGIIGDPVAHSLSPVMHNAALAELGVDYVYVPFPVQADDLAAAVQGLAAVGVQGFSITIPHKQAILPLLATVTPEAQAVGAVNTVWRTEQGWAGTNTDVAGFMAPLQGRDWSAARAVVLGNGGAARAVVAGGGQLGLNKVQVVGRNRSKLADFEASWASSPLKPPLSVHGWDELPQLLPQADLVINTTPIGMHHTAAQTPLEAAELALIPDHGLVYDLIYTPRPTRLLTLAAERGLSTQDGLEMLVQQGAIALAQWLQQPVPVDTMRRALVAWLDRSP
- a CDS encoding efflux RND transporter periplasmic adaptor subunit, which encodes MVSVPSYFSWRIPGAIAACSALSVACSRPTPQMMAPPAVPVQVQMLQSAPLAESSEFIGALEAEQRVILRPEVAGRISQVLVAAGAAVNPGQPIAQLRADQAQAQVAGAAAAVQSAQFGQQAAQAQIDAAQAQVDRANAEVQLAQVDFSRTERLASQGALSRQNLDEARNRLEVAQATQRQATENLRAAQAQLAQAQAVVSQAQAQVNVSQESLGFTQVTAPVAGIVGDVPVRVGDFVSAGETITTIIQNQELFLRIQVPTTRANQLRLGLSVELIDSATGSPLGTGNISFIAPEVDEAAQAVLVKARFPNGGGQLRDGQRVRARIIWNQTPALLLPTVAVSRLAGQNFVFVAEDRPTEDGQTQMVASQRPVTLGSIQGNSYQVLGGLQAGENIIISNILKLQDGVPIAPEAAAATSLAPAPQTPQ